From the Candidatus Bipolaricaulota bacterium genome, the window TGTCCTCAAGAAGACGAGCGTTCCACTCGGAGATCCGGACCGCTACGGTGCGGGACGGGTCGACGCAAATCGGGCGGTTGCTCTTGCGGCGAGCGAGCGCGACTGAACCCTTGCCCCTCTCGGACCTCACCTCCATAATCTCTCCGGGAGGGGCATCTTGCTTGTTGGATTCCATCTATCGATCGGGAGAGGGTTTGCTGCGGCGGTCGATTCCGCTGACGCCTTGGGGATAACCGCGCTGCAGATATTTACCCACAACGCTTCCGCATGGCGGATGAGACCGATCGAATCTGCGGCCGCGGTTGCGTTCCAGAGGCGGCTCGAGAGATCCTCCCTCAAGTACGTCGTCGTCCACACGGGGTACCTCCTCAACCTGGCGAGCCCGGACGAATCCCTGTTCGAGCGGTCGGTCGCGGCCCTGACCGAGGAGATCTCCCGTGCCGGCGCACTCGGGATCGCCCGGGTCGTCACCCACCTCGGGGCGCATGTGGGGTCGGGAAGGGAGGCCGGGATGACCCGGATCATCGCTGGGCTGGAGCGGGTAATCGGTTCCGAGGCGTTCGCTCGCTATCCATTCGTCCACTTGCTCCTGGAGAACACTGCGGGAGCAGGGACGACGATGGGGGCCACGTTTTCGGAGTTGGGGAGGATCATCTCCGGGCTCTCCGATCCCGCCCGGGTTGGAGTCTGCCTTGATACCTGCCACGCGTTCGCCGCCGGATACGACCTGCGCGATCCGACCGGGCTGGAGGCGACGCTTGCCGAGTTCGAACGGAGGATCGGGCTTGCGCGCCTTGATCTCATCCACCTCAACGACTCCGCCTACCCGTTGGGATCGCGCCGCGACCGGCACGCCCATATCGGGCGAGGGAATATCGGGGAGTCCGGGATCGCGAACATCATCAACCATCCCAACCTCCGTGATCTCCCGTTCATCCTCGAGACCCCAAGGCTGATCGATGGGGAAGATGCAGATCCGATGAATCTGCGTGTGGTGTGGGCATTGCGGCGCGAAAGTGATATGATGCAGTGAATGAGCACGAAGCGAGGTGAGCGCCGTGCCGATCTACGAACACAGGCAGCTGGGAAAGACGATACTCGGGATCATCGGGATCAGCCTCACCCTTATCGGGCTCCTGTTAGCCCTCGTCCCCGATGATCGACCCTTGATCCCCGTAGTCGCTCCGATCCTTGCGGTGGCCGCTCTTGTCGCTTTCCTGTTCGGCTCGCTCACCGTCGTTGTGACCGAGGAACGGGTGACCGCCTCGCTCGGTCTGGGACTGATCCGGAAGAGCTTCCGGATCGA encodes:
- a CDS encoding deoxyribonuclease IV, with the protein product MLVGFHLSIGRGFAAAVDSADALGITALQIFTHNASAWRMRPIESAAAVAFQRRLERSSLKYVVVHTGYLLNLASPDESLFERSVAALTEEISRAGALGIARVVTHLGAHVGSGREAGMTRIIAGLERVIGSEAFARYPFVHLLLENTAGAGTTMGATFSELGRIISGLSDPARVGVCLDTCHAFAAGYDLRDPTGLEATLAEFERRIGLARLDLIHLNDSAYPLGSRRDRHAHIGRGNIGESGIANIINHPNLRDLPFILETPRLIDGEDADPMNLRVVWALRRESDMMQ